A portion of the Stegostoma tigrinum isolate sSteTig4 chromosome 18, sSteTig4.hap1, whole genome shotgun sequence genome contains these proteins:
- the llph gene encoding protein LLP homolog, whose translation MAKSLRSKWKRKMRAEKRKKNAPKELARLKSILGADGSGDITMNDVKEIATVVPCEKLKQNPAAKEDDDASLMDIDKKRSKKTLLNEHGQYPIWMHPRQRKKLKRQLKKKGKSKQPKGLAW comes from the exons ATGGCAAAAAGCCTAAGAAGTAAGTGGAAGCGGAAGATGCGGgcagaaaagagaaaaaagaatgcACCAAAGGAGCTTGCACGACTGAAAAGTATACTAGGAGCAGATGGCAGTGGTGACATTACTATGAATGATGTTAAAGAAATTGCAACTGTGGTACCATGTGAGAAACTGAAACAGAACCCAGCTGCAAAAGAGGATG atgatgcatctctAATGGATATTGATAAGAAAAGGAGCAAAAAGACTCTTTTAAATGAGCATGGACAGTATCCGATATGGATGCATCCCAGACAAAGAAAGAAGCTCAAAAGGCAGCTGAAAAAGAAGGGAAAATCAAAACAGCCGAAGGGGCTTGCTTGGTAG